The following DNA comes from Microbacterium foliorum.
GCCAGAGCGACGATCGCTCCGCCGAGGGCGGAGGCGGGCACCCTGACGAACAGAGTCGCCCACCGAGGCTGCAGCATCAGACGCTGAGCGACGACACCGTCTCGTCGGTCGACGGTGTATCGGAAAGAACCGTAGGCCGCCGCGAGCACTGCTCCATACGTTGCGAGCACCGCTTCGTACGGCGCCGTGAGAGCGGCTCGGACGTCGGCGGGTGCATCTGCGAGTTCCGGTGGGATGTTCGTCGCCACCGAAAGCGACAGCACGAACCCTGCCACCGCCACCCAGAACAGCACGACATCGCCCGCGAAGCTGCGGGCGTGAGCTCGGAAGGCCCGGCCGATCACCCGAGCTTCCTTCGCCCCATGCCCCACGCGGCGGCGACCAGACCGGCAGCCCACAGAAGCGCGAGGCAGAGGGCGGGCACGAACTCGAGCAGTCGGTCCTGGTATCCGGGAACGCCCAGCGCGGCCAGGACCAGCCCGGGTGAGAACTTCGCGAGCTCCGGCGCAGTGCGGAGCAGCGCGAACTCCACGACCATCGGAAGGACCAGGATGATCGCCGCGGTCACGTAGTAGTTCCTGGTGATCCAGCCGATCGCCCCGCCGATGAATGCGCCGAGCACCACCCCGACGAGCGCACCCGCGTAGATACGCCATGCGCTGCCGGTGAGCGCGAGCGTCGATCCGTTCTGAGCGAGGAGGACGGAGACGCCCACCGTCCACACCACGAAGATGCAGACCGACAGGGCGACCGCGACGACGGCACCGGCGACGATCTTCCCCGAGAAGGCGCGAGGGAAACCGACCCCGGTGAGCGTTCTGTCCATCGAGCCGTAGTAGCACTCGCGGGTGACGCCGTAGGCGCCCACGAACGCCGCGGAGATGGCCGACCAGGCGAGCGGCTCCAGAAGCAGGGCGGTGGCCACAGCAGGATCGACGCCGGCGAGGTCGAATCGCGAGCCGTCGGAGAACAGCACGAACACGGGCATGAGGACGGCCACGAGGTAGACCGCCAGGATGGACGAGCCGCTCACCGAGCGCAGGGCTTCGCTTCGGATGGTTCCCTTCATGCGGATGCTCCTTCAACGAGATCGAAGTACTTGCTCTCGAGCGAGTCGGCGTCGCTCGTGACGAGGTCGCCGAGCCTTCCGGCGAAGAGCGCGCGCCGCTTGATGACGACCACCTCGTCCACGACCTGTTCCAGCTCAGCGAGCTGGTGACTGGCGATCAGGACGGTGCCGCCGCGTTCCGAATAGCCGCGCAGGAACCGGCGAAGCCAGCGGATGCCGTCGGGATCGAGCCCGTTGGCCGGCTCATCCAGGATGAGTGTCCGGGGCGAGCCGATGAGGGCTGCGGCCAGCCCGAGACGCTGGGTCATCCCCGTCGAGAAGGTCTTCACTCGGCGACGGGCATCCGCCGCGAGCCCGACCTCCTCGAGCACCTCGTCGACTCGTCCACGCTGGGCCCCCGCCGCGAGCCGGCAGATCTCCAGATGACGCCGGGCGGTGATACCGCCCTCGAAGCCGAAGCCGTCCATGTGGACACCGACGTGAGATGCCGGATTGTCGAGCGCGGAGAACGGCATGCCGTCGATGAGGCTGTCGCCGATCGTCGGCTTCAGCAGGCCGACGATCGTTCGCAGAGTCGTCGACTTGCCCGCGCCGTTGGGCCCCAGGAGGCCGACGATCGACCCGTACGGCACAGCGAACGACAGTTCTTCGACCGCGGCCCGGTCTCCGTACCTCTTCGTGAGTCCTCGGACCTCGATCGCGTGATCGTTCATCTTCATTCCTTTCCCACCTCTCCGCTCTGAAGAGATGACAGTGGCATCGCCACTCCGGTCACCCAGAGCGTCTGCCACAGACTTCTCACACCGAGTTCGACTCGCGCCTGCCCCGTCGCAGGCAGGGAGCCGCTCTCCTCTGACACGTCCACCGCGGCGATGATCACGGCGGAGACCGTCGCACCGTCCGACGTGATCGGGAACAGCGCCTCGAGCGGCACCCTCGTCGGCTCCGTTCGCCGCGACCCGACCGTTCCTTCTCCGACCTGCTCATTCGCGAGGATGCCGTTGCTCATCAGGATCACAGGCGCACCGTCGGGCACGTCCGCCTCGACTGCGTCGCCGGTCTCGCCGGCGCGCAGAAGGACCACGTTGTCACCGTGCGCGGTGAAGCCGAAGGTCGCTGTCACGGGGACGGGGATCACGGCGCCGGCGATCACGATGCTCGCGACGAGCGCGGTGACGACGGACCCGAATCGGAGCCGTGCAACGCCGGAACGAAGCACGCGGCGGAGGGCCTTGACGAGAATCACGGCACCGGCGAGAACGACGACGACTTCGAGAGCGACGACGAGCACACCGAGGATCGGTCCGCCGCCCGCGAGTGCTCGGGCTATGCGGGCGACGGCGAAGACCACCAGCACGACCGGGGTGGTGAGGCACGCGAGACCGAACGGCACGCTCCACCATCTGTCGAGACGCTTGATCCTCCGCCGGCCTCCGAACAGCAGACCGGCCAGGAAGTCCGAGCCATCGCCGATCGCCCGATCCCTCAGGTTCGGCTCGTCCAGAGCACTCATGAGCGCGATGTACCCGTCGAACCGCACGAAGGGGATCAGATTGATGAGGACGATGGCGCCGCAGGAGACGGCGAGGAGCAGCGCGGTCTGGTGGACCACGGGCTGCGAGAGCACGAGCGCGCCGATGAGCGCGATCGCGCCGGCGACAGCGTGCACCGCAGGCCCCGCCAGTGCGATGGCGACGCGTTGCCGGCGTTCCGGGAGCCGCCACCCGTCCGTCACGTCCACGAAGAATGCCGGGCTGAGGTAGAAGAGCATGAAGCCCGCCCTTCGGGGTCTGCCTCCGAACCTCGTGAGAGTGACGCCGTGAGCGCTCTCGTGGAGCAGGGTCATGAGCGAGAGTGCCGCGACGAGATACACCAGGGCGACGAGCGGCACCGGCGTGGTGAGGGCGGCCCATAGCTCGTCCACCTGAGCGGATGCGGCGAGGAGTCCCAGGCACACCAGAATCGCAACCGACACCAGAACTGCTCGGCGTGAGAGCCGGACGATCAGTCGGTCCAGACGACCGAAGATGGCAGGTGCGCGAAGCGTCGCGATCTGCAGAGTGAATGGGGGCCGGTAGACCACTCGGCCGGGTGGGAGCTTCCTGCCGCCCTCGAGTAGCCCGCACGCGCGAAATCGCTGGGCCAGGTGCAGAAAGTGCTCCAACGACTCGGAAGGGGCGAAGCGCCGGTGCAGATCGTGAAGTGCGGTTTCGCCGTTCATCGCTCGCAGCAGATCGACGACCGCCCGAGAGACCCTCGATGAGGGCACTCCGTGCAGCATCGCGATCCATATCCCGTCTTCGGCCGCCTGTTCGAAGACGACGCCGGAGGCGAGGAGGGGGCACGAGTCGGCAGCGAGCGCATCCTCCACTGACCGAGACTGTCGGCGTCGAGGGAGGCTACCGGGACGCATCGGCATCCATCGCCTCCGAGTGCCCCGCCCACGTCGTCGTGAGCAGAATGATGTCCTCTCCACCGAGCGTCCGAACGGCAGAGGCAGCCGGAACGGCGAATCCCGCGTCGACGAGCTCTCGCGAGAGGATCTCGTGGTCGAGCACTCTCAGACGGCTCGTGAGCACTGTCACTTCGCCGCCTTCCGCGAGGTCTGCGACGCGAACCCAGTTGACCACCCGCGCCGCGCCATCCTCTTCCACCTGCTGAGAGAACAGATACCTCTCCGTGCCGTCGGGACCGGGGACCTCGATCTCGCAGTCCCTCGACACCGAGAAGCTCTCCGCGGACGCGGCTCCGGCAACCGTGAAGGCGAAGACGCCCTGCGCCGCGAGGTGACGTCGCACATTCGCGTAGAGGAGGGATCTGCCCACGCTGTCGAGCAACGTGATGGAGGTCGCTCCGATGATCACGAGCCCGAACCGCTGCGGCAGCGAGAAGTCGCGCATGTCCCCGACGACGCACTCCAGCATCGTGTGGTCCGGCAGCGTTCGACGAAGACGGGAGAGCATATCGTCGGAAAGATCGATCGCGGTCACCCGCTTGCCCGACCTGACCAGCGGAACAGTCAACCTCCCACTCCCCGCCGCAACATCGAGGATCGGTCCCTCGGCCTCTCTCGCGAGCGCGAGCATCTCTCGGATCTCCGCACGGTCGGGTCCGACCAGCCGATCATAGAAATCGGCGCCGGCACCCGAATACAGATCCTGCTCCTTCGGCACCGCTCCGACCGTGCGGAGCCTCGCCGCCACGGTTTCAGTAAGAGAACCGGACATTCACGCATCACCTCTCAGTGGGGGGGGGGGGGGAAAAACGGGGTGCGGGCGTGTTGAGCCACCCGCACCCCTTCGGTCAGGTCGCGATCGCTGCCGCACCGCCGATGATGGCGATGATGTAGCTCGCGTGCTCCCACCATTCGAGTGGCGCATCGATGTGTTCGAGCTCCACGAACTCGAGCGACTTCGTCTGCATTTCCTACCTCCTCGGTACGCCTTGCGAAGGCGACTCCTATGTCAGGGCGATGATTCCGATGATCACGCCGACGGCGAATCCGCGGGTCCAATCAAGGGCGTCATCCGGCGCCTCCATGGCCTCGAGTTCGGTGAACTCGAGGGTCGGCATTGCTGCGTGCATACTCACCTCCCTCCCATTTCCTCTTGTTTGCTCGACAGGGTCACGTCGCGGCGGCAGCGCCGATCCCTATCAGCACCAGCGCACTGATCGCGCCCTGATAGAAGCTCTCCCAGCTGGGGGCGTCCATTCCCTCCAGCTCTTGGAACTGGATATGCGTGTGCACGCTTTCGTTCATCTCATTCACCTCCCTTCGCTCCAGTAGGAATCACGGAGCAGATCGCAGAAGTCGTCTGCGAAAAGACCCGCGAGCATCGGGTAGCGGTTTCCCCACGCGGTTTCCGTGGCGGCGGAGATGCGGCGGATCGCCTGAGCGGTCGGCCGTAGCGGAGGTGGGATCCCCCAGCGGTCGACGAGTGCGGCGATACCGGTGGGTGGGTCGAGGGGAAGCGCGACCCGGCCGGCGACGCTCGTCCAGAACTCTTCGAGGCTCCCGCGATCTCCCCACCGTGGGTCTCCCGAGCACACTCGACGCCAGACCGCCGCGATGATCGCCGCTGTGGCGACCATCTTGCGAACCTGCAGCACGAAGGCGACTTCGTTGGCCACATACCAGTGGCGAGCACTGTAGGGATCGTGCCCCCGCAACGCAGCGCTGCGCTGGGTGGCGGCGCTCAGACGAGCAAGACGCAGACGTGAGTCGGCAGCTTCCACGTCACCCGAGGCCGTCTCGAGAAGAGCACCCGCGAGCGCGATCGCGTCACGTCGCCCCCTGGCACTTCGCCGCGACCCCGTCGAGGCGCCCGCGAGACGGAGGAATGCCTCGAGTGCTCCCTCCCTGACGGACGCCGACGTGAGGGTTCTCAGATTGCAGGGATCGATGATGGCGTGGCGGGGCCTCAGGGATCGTCCGACGATGAGCCGATAGCCGCTCTCGTTCTTGAGGATGCTGACGCTGTTCGTCTCCGACGAGGTGCCCAGCGTCGTCGGCACCGCGACGATGTCCACGGGTGGCCGAGCATCCGGCAGGAAGGTCAGCGCCGACTTCGACGCGCGTTCGATGGCGAAGTCGAACATGCGCCCCGGAGCGAGCACGAGGGACGCGATCTTGGTGGCGTCGAGAACGCTTCCTCCGCCCACGGCGACGATCACGCTGGGGGGCCGACGAACGATCTCCTCCGCCATGCCGGCGACAGCCGTGACCGTCATGGAGTGAGCGTCCACCTCGATCCTTCTGGCCGAGTAGTCAGCGACGACCCGTGCTGCGACCGACGAATCCGCGACCACGAGGGTCTCTCGATCGGCGATGAGCCGTGTGGTCGTCTGCCGCGCGATGTCGTGCCCGTGCCAGAGAGTCGGGACCCGCGCAGCGAACTCAGAGCTCATGCTGAAACTCCTGCGTCTGCGCGATGCCCGCGCGCACAGCGGAATCGATCTCGAGAAGTTCACTCGTGCTGAATCCGTACGCCGGAATCAGTTCGATGGCGCTGGGGCCCGGCTGCACGAGCACACCGTTCTCGGCGATGGCGTCGACGACTCTGAGAACCTCGGCCCCCGAGAGCTGACTCCCGTCCTGGTTGCGAAGGGCGAGCCCCACGAAGCAGCCTCTTCCTGTCACCTCAGCGACCGCACTGTCGGACTTCAGCCGAGTCGCCAGACGCCACAGGTCGGCCGCGAGCGCTCGCGTGGTCGACTCGACGTCGATGCGGTGCAGCTCTTCGATCACCGCGACGATGGCCGCCGCGCACGCGGGCGTCCCCGCCTGCGTCTCGCCGTGGACGAACGTCCAGCCCCCGCGCGTGAACGCGGACGCGACGTGCGCTCCCACGAGCAGCGCTGCGGCGCCCGTCGCGCCGTTCGTCAACGCTTTCGAGAGAACGAGGACGTCAGGCGGGGCAGCCCACTCGTCTGTGGCGAACATCGTGCCGGTGCGTCCGAAGCCCGTCGCGACCTCATCGGCGACGATCAGGAACCCGTACTCCTCGCGCAGGTCGAGGAGCCGCGATACGAACGCATCGGACAGCGCGTGCGCGCCGCTGCCCAGGACGGGCTCCACCACCACAGACGCGATTCTGGGACCCTCCCGCTTCAGCAGCGTCTCCAGCTCCTCCCCATGATCGCTGTGGGAGACATGCCGCACCGACCTGCGGTCGACGGAGTAGACGAATTGGAGGAGGTCGTCTCCGCTCAGTGCGTGGCTGCCGTACATCGTGCCGTGATAGCTGCCCTTCAGACCGACGATGAGCGACCGCGACGCGGCCCCTTGCTGCGCCCAGTACTGTCGTGCGAGCTTCATCGCGGAGTCGTTCGCCGCCCCGCCCGACGTGCAGAAGATGACTCGGCTGTACCGGAGCGGGCCGGCGAGCTCGATGAGCGCGTCAGCCGCTACCTCGGCGTACCGATGCGGCGCGCGGAACAGGGTCAGGTACGAGGCGTCGTGCGCCGCTCTGCTCACGGCGTCAGCGACCGCTCGATTTCCGAAGCCGAGGGGAACATTCCACAGGCCGCTCGTCGCGCTGAGGCGTGTGGATCCGTCCGCGAACTCGATGCGGTTCCCGGCCGCTCCGACGGCGACACGGTCTCGCGTGAACGTGGCGTCCGCGGGAAGCATCGACGTCCACAGCGCGTGCGGAACGCTCATCGTCCGCTGCCCGGCGTCGCCCGGCGTGACGCATCAACCTGTGTGCCGAAGTGGATGTTGAGCGCGGTGGCAGCGTCGCGGCACAGCGTGCTCGCGTGAGACTCCGACAGGCCGCACTCCCGAGCCAATCTCTCGACCGCGACCTCGGGCGCGCTCGAGGTCTGAGTGGCGGCGACGACCTTCGCGGTCATTGGCGACAGCAGCTGGCGGCGCAGCGTCGCGGTGTCGGCGAGCACGAAGCCGTCTGAGGCCTCGAGCAGGAGAGGATCCGAGGACAGCGGTTCGGCGTCTGCGCGGTCGTCGTCGATGAGCGACCAGCCGAATCCCGAGATCCTCGTGATGCCGTTCTCCAGGCGGAGCATCTTGATGAGGTCCGTCGCATTGAGGTACCGACCGATCCATCCGCGGACGGTCAGGTCTTCGATGAGTTCTCGACTCGGCGCCAAGCCTCCGAAAGCCACAGCACGGGGCACGCAGGACTCGATCACGGTCTTCAGCTCGTCGACCTCGCCGACGACCTCGCCCTGCATGCCGACGCTGACCAGCCCATCCGAGCCCACCCTGATCGCGCTCGGAGTCGCGAGTTCGCCCGGCGCCGCAAGAGCGCGGCGGTTCGCGAGCAGCACCCGCGGGTCGATCAGTGACGATGGGAAGACTCCCGTGCGACGAGCGAGGTCGGCATCATCGAGAAATGACTGCCAACTCGTCTCATCGAAGAAGCCCACCGTCGTGGGGCCGATGATCTGCACGTACGCCGCAGCGACGTAGTCCTGGAGTTCGACGCCGAGTTCGCCGAAGAACAGCTCGTCACCGATCTCACTCAGCGCGCCCGTGAAGCGAACGGCATCGGCGGGTCCGTCATAGGGACCGCTCTGCGCGTGCAGCAGAACCGCATCGTCTTCGCCGGCCAGATCAGCGACGCTCTCTGCTCCGGCGCCGCTTTCGACGAGAAACACCCGTGAGTACTGCTCCTGCTCGCCGGTGATCCACTCACGGAGCGCCCGTGCCCCGACGAGCTCCAGTCCGTGGCTTTCCCGCGATGCCTCAGTCGTGCTGATGTGCATTTCTCCCCAGAAATGTCGAGATGCCTTCAGGCATCGCTGCGTCCTCAGATGAGGCTATATATCCATCAAATGTGCTGCAATATTTTCCGTTCGCGGCCTCAGGTCGTGACCGAAGACGACGCACGAGCGAGGGGAACCCGCGTGCCGAGAAGGCGCCCCACGTGGCGGTGAAGCGCGGGCACGAGGTGCTCGTGCTCTCCTGCGTCGGCGCGGGTCAGCAGCTTCGTCATCACATAGAGCTGCGACACGATTCCGCCTTCCGATTCCAGGTCGCGCCGGAAGCGTCGGGCGATCTGATCGGCGACGTGAGGCACTGCCAGCGAGTGACCGAGCAGAAACGCGGCGTCGTACCCGCGCGGGGCGAGGCCCCATGCTTCCCAGTCGGCGATCGCGAACGGATCCCGGTGGATGTTGTTCCAGTGCAGGTCGCCGTGGCTCGGAGCCCAATCGCCTGAGTCGATGTCCATCTCGAGGCCGAAGAAGACGCTGATCCGCCGGCGCATGATCTCGGGGTCGAGCACCATCCGATCCGTGCTCACCTCGGACAGGGCTTCGAGGTTGTGTTCCAGCTCTCCCCACCACGACTCGTCGAGACCCGGCGCTCCTACGAGCACGGCGTCCGTCGCGCACGCCCTCCCGGGCAGCAGGGTCATCAGCTCGGCGCGGTACACCAGCGGCCCCTCCTCCCAGGCCCGCACGTCGAGCAGGCGCGGCTTCGCAACCCCGTCGATGCGCGAGGCCTCCTGGTTGCCGGTCCACCAGGCGCCACGCGCCCGGCCCCTCGCAGACCAGACGACGCGCAGCCAGTACCGTCCGCCGGCGCGCTCGACGACCGAGCCGATCGACCGGTCGCGCCACCCGAATCGGGCGCGACCGATCGCGCTGAGTCCGAGATCTGCGAGCGAACGGGAATGAGCGGTGCGCAGTGCCATGCGCAGAGCGGTGCTGGCCGAGGCTGCGGTATCGACAGTCGTCATCGATGTCCTTTCAGGAGTTGCGCCGATCGACGCGCAAGTGATTTCACGTGACGACTATTCGTCTCCTCCTGAGGTTAGGAAGCTGATCGGCGCGAGCACAAGGAGAGGGCGCATCGCATACCGGATCAACGGAATCCCGCCCAGCGGGAGCATCATCGGCATCCGAGACGCCTGGTCGGGGTCGTCCGCGCGATCGGATAGACTGTTCAGGTTGTTCCCTGGTGACGTGTCCGAGCGGCCGAAGGAGCACGCTTGGAAAGCGTGTGTTGTGCAAGCAACCGCGGGTTCGAATCCCGCCGTCACCGCCAAAAAGATCAAGGGTCTCCGCGCCAGCGGGGGCCCTTGATCTTTTTATCGAGCACCAGGGATTCGGGGAGGAGCGAGCGAAGCGAGCACCGGAGTCCCGCCGTCACCGCCAAAAAGATCAAGGGTCCCCGCACCAGCGGGGGCCCTTGGTCTTTTTATCGAGCACCGTGGGATTCGGGGAGAACCGAGCGCCAGCGAGGATCGCTAGGGTGAAAGCGATGATTGGAGCCCTCAGATGCTCGTGAGCCACCGCGATCATGAACCCGTGATCCACGAGAGCGCCTACGTCGCGTCGTCCGCGATGATCGTGGGAGATGTCCGGATCGGCGCAGGTGTGCGCGTTCTGCACGGAGCGGTGATCACCGCAGAGGACGGCGAGGTCACCGTCGGCGAGAACACGGTCGTCATGGAGCATGCTCTGATTCGCGGTCGCGCAGGTCACCCGGCGCGCATCGGAGCAGCAGTGATGATCGGACCGCACACCCACGTGAACGGCAGCATCGTCGAAGACGAGGTGTTCATCGCCACCGGCGCTTCGCTCTTCCCCGGCAGCCGCATCGGCACCGGAGCCGAGGTGCGCATCAACGGCGTCGTGCAGGTCAACACGAATGTGGAGCCGAGTGCGGTGGTCCCGATCGGATGGGTCGCCGTCGGCTCACCCGCATCGATCCTGCCCCCGGAACGCCATGAGGAGATCTGGAAGATTCAGCGCCAGCTCGACTTCGTGGGAACCGTCTACGGCATCGGGCCGGGCGTGTCGATGCGGGACCTCATGCGGCAGCAGTCCGACTACTACGGTGCTCACGCCGAGGATCACGCGATCGACCGCTGAAGGATCGACTCGCGCCGATCAGCCGAACGTGACGCCGAAGCTCTGCCCACCCGGCTCTGCGGGAAGGGGCGTCATCCCGAGCCGTTCGTAGAAGGCGGCCGCTCGGGTGTTGTTCGGGTCCATGCCCAGGTGCAGACCGCGCACTCCCCGGCGGGTGAGCTCGGCGAACAGCGTCTCGATCAACTGCCGTCCGAGTCCCTGTCCCTGCGTCTCGGGCAGCAGATCGATGTGCAGATGGGCCGGGTAGTCCGCCGCGTTCGCGTCGCGGCCGGGTGCCTGCGCGTAACCGTGCTCGATCATCCGCTCCTCGCGGGTCGTCGGCTCGGCCGCCTGCGGATATCGGTCCTGCAGCGTCGGCCACCACTCGTCGCGGAACCAGGTGGCGAAGGCATCGGTGTCGTCGGTCGCCACGATGTAGCCGATCACGCGCTCGTCATCGGTCTCGACGACCCAGGCGAGGTCGGGATGCCGTTCGACATAGGGCACCGCGAACAGGTCGCCCCAGAGCGAGTCGTCGGAGAACAGGCCGGTCGCGTCTGCACCGGCATCCGCTGTCCTCACGCACACCTCGTAGAGAGCATCACGGTCGGACGGATGATACGGACGGATGCGCGGCACTGCTGCTCCTCGATGAGTGGGGTGAGTTGTCAGCCTACCGAGGCGACCGCAGGATCGCGCCGCCCCGTCGCCGACTGCACCCACGGCAGCAGCCACGCCCCGAGCACCAGCACCACGCCGGCCCCGACCAGCGCCCCGCCGAGCGTGTCGGTGGCCCAGTGCACCGAGAGCAGCGTGCGCGAGATGGCCATCGCCACGACCCACGCTATGCCCAGAATCGCGGTCCACACTCGCGGGAACACGAGCCACAGCACCATCGCGATCGTCGCGGCGTTGGCTGCATGCCCCGAGGGGAATGAACCGAAGTCGCTCGCCACGATCATGTCCTCCGGACGCGCGCGGCCGAACAGGTGTTTGAGCAGCTGCACTGCACCGGCGCTCACGAGAAACGCCACGGCGGCGAACACGGCAGCCTGCCATCGCCGGGCGATCAGGAGCGCGACGATCAGCAGCAGCGGCACGAGCAGGATCGCGATCCAGCCCCCGCCGATGTGATCGAGCAGCAGAGCGAACGACAGCATCCAGTCGGAGCGCGACGCGCTGACCGTCTCATTCCACCAGGTGTCGAATCCTGGTGGCTCTGTGTATCCGAACACGATCGCCGCTCCGAGGAGCGTCGCCGCGACGAGCATCCCTGTTCCCGTCCACAGCAGCGTTCGTCTTCTCATCGCTCTATTCTGCCGGTCGGAAGCTGAAAATCAGGGAGCC
Coding sequences within:
- a CDS encoding phosphatase PAP2 family protein; this encodes MRRRTLLWTGTGMLVAATLLGAAIVFGYTEPPGFDTWWNETVSASRSDWMLSFALLLDHIGGGWIAILLVPLLLIVALLIARRWQAAVFAAVAFLVSAGAVQLLKHLFGRARPEDMIVASDFGSFPSGHAANAATIAMVLWLVFPRVWTAILGIAWVVAMAISRTLLSVHWATDTLGGALVGAGVVLVLGAWLLPWVQSATGRRDPAVASVG